From a region of the Cucumis sativus cultivar 9930 chromosome 6, Cucumber_9930_V3, whole genome shotgun sequence genome:
- the LOC101221743 gene encoding uncharacterized protein LOC101221743, which produces MIQLLFTVIISEMVLILLFSFKTPLRKLVILAVDRMKRGRGPIMVKTVAGTVLIVLLSSVYSMVTIQKRWIDDGAINPTDQVLMVKHLLEATLMGGSLFLALMIDRLHHYMRELRLRRKGMEAIKKQSRAVEDGKVSKSEEIKALEEERTTLETKLKQLESVLDSKTKDITTSEANVVALRKQSEGLLLEYDRLLEENQNLRGQLQSVERRLSRSGSKKNS; this is translated from the exons ATGATTCAGCTATTGTTCACTGTGATTATATCGGAGATGGTTCTGATTTTGCTCTTTTCCTTCAAAACCCCTTTGAGGAAGCTTGTGATCTTAGCCGTCGATCGGATGAAGCGCGGTCGTGGTCCTATTATGGTCAAGACCGTCGCTGGAACTGTTCTTATTGTTCTGCTTTCCAGTGTTTACAGTATGGTTACGATCCAGAAGCGTTGGATCGATGATGGTGCAATTAACCCCACTGATCAGGTTCTCATGGTCAAGCATCTTCTTGAGGCCACGCTCATGG GGGGCTCTCTATTCCTTGCACTTATGATTGATAGATTACATCATTATATGAGGGAGTTGCGTCTACGGAGAAAAGGCATGGAAGCTATCAAAAAGCAAAGTCGAGCGGTGGAGGATGGGAAAGTTAGCAAGTCGGAGGAGATCAAAGCATTGGAAGAAGAGAGGACCACCCTGGAGACAAAACTCAAACAATTGGAATCGGTACTTgattcaaaaacaaaagatataaCAACTTCAGAAGCCAATGTAGTTGCTTTAAGGAAGCAATCTGAAGGATTACTCCTCGAGTACGACCGTTTACTTGAAGAAAACCAGAACCTTCGGGGGCAATTGCAATCTGTGGAGCGCAGATTGTCTCGATCAGGAAGCAAGAAAAATTCCTAA